TTGCTATACGGGGCAAGGCGTGGAACTGCTTTAAAGTTTGAgttaaaataataagaaaacgCTTTCTTTCTCCCCACAataatcaaacaaaaaacaagcaaaacaaagagaaatgACATTGGTAAGTGCCCGAATCAACTACCAATAACGTATTCGCATAGTACTAACAAGAGAGATTGATTAGGTAGGAAAATTGGTACACATATCCATAGATTTGGTCTTAGTATCAACTTGCCTCGCGGGGATTAAACGCAACACTGGGCTGACTCCTAAGCTGGAAACCTTCGATAACCTGAATATGAGAAACTACATGAAGCGGTACTTGCACTTGGGGGAGTCTGTGTACGACTATTCTGTTGCCACTTGTGGCTCCTCGACGTATTTCGCCAGGAAATAGATACGTTTATGTTCTATATATGtaatattgataatattttgTATAACGGCACCCAGCCGGGGGCCAAAATTTATAGCCGCAACTTAAAGAGCTATCGCTATTGTTTTACATACACGAATACTGAATACTAGACGATGATAAGGGCACGATTATGCATCCACATACAACTCTGTTCACGCCTGAGTACTCAGATGAGTTACTGCGAAGGGTTCAGGACCTGTATCATGAAGATATCAAGCACTACTATCCACAGCTAAAATTGGAGAAGCTGTTGGACCTTCTGGAACATACAGAGTATCTCTTCGAGTTATATCTGGACTCTATGCACCATGGTAGGCCAAACGATGCGCTGACAGCGTTCGTCATTGGGTGTTACTACGTGTTCCTGATTATTCCACAATCTTTGCAGTTCCAAACACGAAACAAGTCCTATAGTATTTATACAGACCTAAAGAAGATGTACGAGAATGAAATGAACATGACCAACGTCGTTCTGATGgtgaaaaaggaaatcgGAGTGGTGCTAGATGAGTCGGTTAAACACGTGGTGGGTATTGAACATagaatcaacaaaaaaagagcaTTTTCTGTGCCAGCTAACGATCTCTCAGGTCAAGTGGCTTCATTGTCATTAGACACTGCCGGGCCGCAGCAACATAATATCAAAGTTCCACTCACAGAAGACGATATGGACCAATCTTCGCCTGTTTGGACCGCACCAAATTTAGAACCTAATGATCAACTGAAACTGGCTTTATTACCCGAGGTGATACCAACGTCAACTTTCAACGAACCTGAAAGAAAGTCAACTAGCCCAGCCAGACCATCTGTTCTACTGGAAGATGTACCCTGTACATACCACGATAATGACGCCAGTACTGCTTCTTTGAATCCACCGTTTCGTGATATTACTGCGGATAGATCGGTAACTCATCGAAAGGACTCTTACCATTCTGTATATATGGTCGATAGTGACAACCTCAAGGAAGATAATGACGAGTTTTTGAATGTTGAGAACGATGGGTTCATCCAGAGTTTAGATATTTTACAGAAACAAAGTATTATCACAGCACCTGAATTGTTTAGTATTTTATCCAATCGCGTTGAACGTGAAAAGGTTCTGCTTATTGATTTAAGAATACCACAAAGATCTGCAGTAAATCACATAGTGGCACCAAATTTGGTGAAAGTTGATCCGAACTTATTATGGGACAAGAAGACGAATACACCCGTTTATCAAGACGACATACTGGAGCATTTACTGAAGGAAAATGAGAACTTCGCCAATCGTGATAAATTTGACTATATAGTTTATTATTCTGATGTGAAAACTTTCATGACTATAAACTTCGATTAtgtattcattttcttctatttgATGCTGACTTCCCAAAAGACCCCTCTAACCACTGTTCCTACTGCTCTCTTAGGTGGGTatgaaaaatggaagaaaactttGCACTCATATGCTCAGGAGTACCACATCTCTGTCGAAGATTACTTATATAGACCGTATTCCCAAAAGGCACGCGcacagcagcagcagcagcagcaacagccGAACTCTCAAGACTCCTCTTCTAGTAAGGAAACTCCCACAAAAGTTCCTGAACCTCCCTCTTGGAAGCCTCCTGACTTGCCTATAAGGTTAAGAAAGCGACCTCCGCCACCACCACCTGCATCAATGCCTACTACCCCGGAAATTCCACCCCCCCTACCACCTAAGATCATGGTCTATCCACATGAAGGTTCTGTTCCTCGAAAACCGCCAATACCAGCAAAACAGCATGTTAAGAAAAAGCAATCTAACTCTAATGAAatcattcaaagaaaaaggcaGCAGCAACATTACGGTCAACAATTATTACAGCCACTACCGCCGAAAGATTACAGCATACCAACCATTGAACGAAATCCCAACGTATACGTTTCGTTGTCCATTACAGGGCTAAGAAACTTGGGCAACACATGTTATATCAATAGTATGATTCAATGCTTATTTGCCGCAAAAACCTTTCGAAcccttttcatttcatcaaattaTAAGAACTACCTTGAGCCATTGGCATCTAATAGACCTCATCATTCTCCCAAACTTTCTAATTCGCTAAGTATGCTTTTCAATAAGATGTACTTAAATGGTGGTTGTTCGGTAGTCCCGACTGGGTTTCTTAAAGTTATCAACCAATTACGTCCCGATTTGAAAATTCCTGATGATCAGCAGGATACCCAAGAATTTTTAATGATACTCTTAGACAGGTTACACGACGAACTTTCCAATCAACAACATGTAGCGAATGACTATCCGAATTTATTGTTGTATAATGCAGATGTTCTaaaagtttcaaataaCGAATATAAGCACTGGTTTGATAAAAACGTAATTGGCAATGGTATCTCTCCtattgatgatattttcCAAGGTCAGATGGAAAACAGTTTACAGTGTAAAAGGTGCGGTTACACGACTTTTAACTACAGCACCTTTTATGTTTTATCATTGGCTATACCAACACGTTCCATGAAATTGAGTAAACTTGGTAGATCTACTGAAAAAAGGGTCAAATTAGAGGACTGTATTAATATGTTTACGAGTGATGAAGTGCTCTCTGGTGAAAATGCGTGGGACTGTCCGCGCTGTGGCCCTACGGCGTCTTTTACTGCATCTGCATCTGCATCTGCATTAGAAAATGAATCTTCCATTCTCAAgagcaaaaagaagaaaagtcGGTTTTTCACATTGCATACAGGATCTAAGAGGCGTCatcttgatatttttggGGACAGTAATGGCGAAGGcaacaatattaataatacGATGATTTTTGAACGAGAAAGATCCAGATCGCCCTTTAAAATGTTGGGTGGTAGCGGAAAAAGGTCCAGTTCTAGCACACCATTCGCTAATGGTGGTAATGACAGTAACAACACTGGCGATTttaagaacaaaaaaatgactACAGTAAAAACGATAAATTTTGTAACTTTACCAAAAATCTTAGTGATCCATCTCTCTAGATTTTACTATGATTTGACCAAGAAGAACAACACGGTTATAACATATCCCTTAATACTGAACATAATCCTGAAAAACAATGATACCATGAAATATAGGCTATTTGGGGTGGTTAATCATACAGGCACCCTGATCAGCGGTCATTACACGTCATTGGTTAACAAAGATCTAGAACACAGTGTAGACATTGGACGTTCTAAATGGTATTATTTCGATGATGAAGTTGTCAAAGCAGATAAGAAGCATGGATCCGATAAAAACCTGAAGATTTCAAGCAGCGATGTTTACGTATTGTTTTATGAACGGGTTTACGATTAGCAGAAACCTGcatttgtatatatacCGTGTATGTTAATAATCTTTGTGTTCTTCAAGACCTTGAAGAACGCTATCCTTCCATTTACTTTTTGCAAGGAAAGGTAAGCGCAGtaagaagaaatataacAATAAACCTGATTAGAGAAGTTTACgtaaagaatatatagATGATAGTATGTATTGAAATAATAGAGAATATAAACACAAGGAATGTCATAGTTTAAAACGCCAATAGTACTAGTAAAGTCtattgcttttttttttttaagatATATTTgcagatttttttaaaattaTCATTTGTCCTCATTATCACGATTATCCTAAACACCAAAAGTCTTGATGAAGTTCACAGTTTTTTCGAGTTCCCattgcctttttttctctgaCCAATTAAACTCATCACCCATGACTTTAACAGTGGCATGTACCGAATTCAAAGCCTCCTTGGCATCCAAAAAGGCGAACCTTGTTCTTCTTAAAAGGAAATCCAAGGGAGTTCTGCAATATTCGTACTGCATTGAATATTTCAACTCGCCGATTGTGAATGGATACCTGAAAGTATCAAAGTTGACCAAGTTGTTTTCCTCACTGGAATAGATAACGTTGTTTTCCTTATCCGCTAAAGATAAAGGTAGTTTATTTTCCATGGATTCTTTGAAGTACTCGCAAATAATGGAGGAACGGGTCCCATAGTTCTGGACCAAATAGTTAGACATCTTTGATGATAAGTGGTAATTCTGAGCCAATAAGGCGACGTAATTTTGCGTCCATTCTTCAGCACCAGCAAGTTTGATGTCTCTTGTGTGACAAGGTGTTAAATTATGGAATCCACCAACTTCAACAACTTTGTCGATTGTTTCTTCGGCCATCTGTCTGTAAGTAGTCCATTTACCACCCGCGATAGTAATCAAGTCATTATCTGAAGTGAACAAGAAATGGGATCTTACCACACCCTGGGTGGCGGAGCCCTTCTTCCCATCTGCGGGGATTGTACGTGGATCTCTGACCAAGGGTCTGACACCGGCCCATGCACTTAAGACgtcttctcttttcacGGGGAATTCAATGTAATGttgtaattctttcaagaTATCTTGGATATCAGCTTCTGTGGGCATGGGGTTTTCTGGTACTTGCTTCAAAGGAATATCTGTGGTACCAGCAAGTACCTTGCCCTGCCACGGTAAAAAGAACATCACTCTACCATCAGAAGTTCTGACGTCGAGCAAACCCATGTCCTTCGGGCAGTAGAAAGAGGGCAGTACAATGTGAACACCGATGGATGGGATGACCATTTTCGGGTCCATAACGGCGATTTGGTTGAAAGCAGACTTGGCCTTGGAGTTGTCGTTTAACGGGGAGTCTGGTTGGCCCGACGGGTTACGGTCCATTTGCAAAATCGCATCGCTGTAGGGCCCTGTAGCATTGACCACGCATTTGGCCTTGATTCTTATGAGTTCGTTGGTCTCGACGTCGCGAGCCTCAGCACCGATAACCTTACCAGAAGCTGGGTCCTTGATCAACTTTTGCACCTCGACATAATTCAAGACGGTAGCGCCGTTCTCCACAGCAGTGATGGCCAACGTGGCATTCAAACGCGAGTCGTTAAACGACCCATCATGATACACAAGCGAGGCCTTCAAATTGTCTGTCGTAAGCATGGGGGCCTTCTCCACCGTGGCAGATTTCGACAGCAGgtatgattttttcaggTTTTGAGAACCAGCGAAGAAATCGTAGAATTTACAACCCATATAGATGTACGGCACCTGCAACGTGCTATAGATGGGGATCAGAATCGGCAGAACCGTGCACAAATGAGGGGCCGTATTGATAAGATGTTTACGCTCGTTGAGCGCCTCAATGACCAGGTCCAGCTGCGCCTTGGAAAACTCCCAGAAGGCCTTCTCCAAGTACCGCACCCCGCCGTGAATCATCTTGGTAGATTTGGACGAAGTTCCCGAGGCAAAGTCGCCCTTTTCAACAAGTGCTACATTGAGCCCTCTCGTTGCAGCGTCCAGGGCACACCCTGTCCCCGTGGCTCCTCCACCGATGATCAGCACATCAAATTGATGCGTCTTGCCTAGCCGTTCCAGCAGGTCTCGCCTGGAAACCTGCGGTGGAGCAGCAGTGGGAAATTGGACCATGTAGCTTGCGTCATTGTGCACGCAGGGCCTCTCGCCCTGCGTGGCAACCCAGTACAGCGATCCTGTAGCTGTGGCCAtggcagcagcagcagctgctgctgctgctgctcttcttctagtgaCTGAAAACATATTCTGGTACCTAAGTAGTTCTTGCAGCAGTGATGAACGATAGCACGGCCAAGAATGGAGAACCAGAGTTGTTCGATTGCACGGAAATCCTTGTTTGTGGTTGTTCCCTTCTAAGTTTAAATACAAATTTCAGCGTGCGGGGTTCCAAAATTCCCCTGTTAAAACGTATCGGTGTAGAGAAATGACATAAGGTCAGTTggtatataaatatgtgttactagaaagaaattattgCGAGTGGCCATTGGCCATTGGTCACTCGCAGATGCCCTTGCGCTTGGCacgtttcagcttcttcCTGACCGCGAGGATGGGCACGGAGCAGACGAAGTTCTGCAGGGTGGATAGGATCACCGAGAGGGAGCAGCACAGAGCGACTGGCTTGAGGCCATGAATCATCTCGTTGAGAAGGTGCTTCGGGTACGGATGGGTCAAGGAGAGGACGACTACGTCGAGGTCGTCGAGGACGCCCGCGACGCAGTCGAACAGGTGCATTACGTGTTTCCTGATTCTGGCGACGTTGGCGAACATCTGGGCGTCGTCTGTGGGCTTGGAAGGTTCCCAATGGACGATGTAGAGGGTGTCTCCCTGGTTGACGACTGCACCCATGAGGTATGTGAGCGCGTAAGTGGACTCGCTGCTCAGGTCCGTGTAGAGAATGAAGGACCTTTGGTTGCCGGGCTCTGCGCCGGCGCCCTTTGTGAGCAGTTGCATGGCCCTGACGTACCCTCCGTCGAGTTGCTCCAGCGACACACCTTCATCCTCGTGGCCCCGGATGCTGATTTCGTATTTGGCAATCCAGGGCTTGCTGGACTCGAGGACTTCATTTATGCTGGTGCAAAAGTTAGGCAGCACTTTCATGCCCAGATCGTAGTGGAACTCCTCGTCGATTTCCAAATCGTTTTCAACATCGCTGACTTGCTCTTCATCAGACTCTTCCTCGTCCACATCGTCGCCGTCGTCGCCGTCGTCGTCATTCCCTTCACCTTCTTCCTCAGAGTCCACGTCTACGACCCTCAGCCGCATTGAGGGGTCCTGCCTCAACACCGTCCACTTCAAAAACTCTTCCTCCCTCACTCTGCTACGGCTGCTGGCTCTGCTCCTCGACCGCGACAGACTACTTACACTTGAATCCTGATCtcctcttttcttcttgctaCGACCTCTTTCTCTCTGGCCCCTTTCCATCTGCTCCGAGTCGAACTCCACAGTGGTGGGTGTCTCCGTCTTGGCGCTGTGCAGGTTAGATTGCGTGCCATCAGGCTTAGTCAGCAATATGCTCTTTTGCATTGTGTGTGTGATTGTTTCTCTTGTTGATCTTTTTAGTAGTCTCCCTTTTATTAGTTACTTGTGTTTAAATCAAACCTTTTTCGCGGAACTTAAAGGTTTCTCAAATAAGGATAAAATGGGAAAAGAGTGCACAGTGCAGAAGTACATACACAAAGCGAGCAAAATAATGTCTCTGGATCATGTCGATTGGCCGCACGCTACATTCTCTACACCGGTGAAGCGTATCTTTGATACGCAAACAACACTGGACTTCCAATCCTCGCTGGCCATCCACAGGATCAAGTACCACCTGCACAAGTACACCACCTTGATGTCGCATTGCGCAGACCCTGATCCGCAGGCTGTTGCGTCGTCGATTCCCATGGACAACGGGCTAATGCAAGTTTTGGACAAGCTCGCCCACCTTATCGATGAGACACCGCCGCTTCCTGGCCCCAGAAGATACGGTAACCTCGCTTGTCGTGAGTGGCACCATAAGCTGGATGAACGTTTGCCGCAGTGGTTGCGGGAAATGTTGCCCCCAGAGTACCATGTGGTGGTGCCGGAACTACAGTATTACTTGGGCAACAGCTTCGGTTCATCGACAAGGTTGGACTACGGCACGGGCCATGAACTTTCATTCATGGCCACTGTCACAGCACTGGACCTACTCGGTATGTTCCCGCATTTGAGGGGCACCGATGTGTTCTTGCTGTTCAACAAGTATTATACGATCATGAGGAGATTGATCTTGACGTATACGCTGGAACCAGCTGGGTCGCATGGCGTGTGGGGGCTTGACGACCATTTCCATCTGGTATACATCTTGGGTTCGTCCCAATGGCAGCTACTTGATGCACAAGCTCCCTTGCAACCAAGAGAAATACTGGATAAGTCGCTGGTCCGCGAGTATAAGAACACGAACTTCTACTGTCAAGGAATAAACTTCATTAATGAGGTGAAAATGGGGCCCTTTGAAGAGCATTCGCCCATCCTCTATGATATCGCCGTCACCGTACCACGCTGGTCTAAGGTGTGTAAGGGCCTTCTGAAAATGTATTCTGTAGAGGTTCTGAAGAAGTTCCCCGTTGTGCAACATTTCTGGTTCGGTACAGGCTTCTTTCCCTGGGTCAATATCCAAAATGGAACTAACCTGCCCGTTTTCGAAGAAAAGGAGGAAGAGACCATAGAACAAGCCAATGCGGGGCCGCCAGGCCCAGAGCACACCTCAACACGATTCCCAGCGTCCATGTCGATGCCTCCTCCGATTACTCCGCTGTCTGGTAGCAATATCAACTATCTACTAAGCCACCAGAATCATTCTCAGAGGAACCAGCCGTCCTCTCCAAGAGATAGACTACGTAGATAATATTACTTAAACATATAAACGTGTATGGCATGCATTATGACTCCAATTTTCCATCCTTCCCTTTTCTTGCCTCATTAGTGTATATATGTAATATGCAAGTATGTATTCAATTagatgaaaaaaggaaagtaGAGCGATGATAATACATACAAACAACGAAGTGAAAGAAGCGTCAGTTCCGTGTAAGCAAATGAGTCATAAGAGAAGAGGCCTGGTTATATACCAGGATCAGAAACAACAGCAGCGGCCCTCGGGACAGTCTATAAGCTCTATATCCTGGTCTCCAAAACAGCGACCCCATCACCCTTTGAAACAGCAAAGTACTAACAATTTCACAGCAATATTATCGAAATCAACTGTGCAGCAGGATGTTCAACAAGACAGAAGTCATTTGCCAATCTCATCACTAGTTCTGAAACAAGAACAGCATCAACAGAATGAAGAGCAGCGGCGCAGGAACATGCAACAACAAAACTCTGGACCTCCTCTGCGAAAGTTAGTGCAAGAGTCGCAGTGGACAAGCTCCACAAGTCATTGCCACTCAAGGAAACAGGAAAAGATACCGCAGGGATTCTACAGTAGTGACTCTAAGCTGGTTTCGCAGCTGCACAGCTCTGTAAAGGATCTGGACGCCATTATCCAGACACATAAACCAAAATTCGACACAATCATTCATGATCTATCTCGTACTACCATATTATCTTCAAATGAGCTGCTCATCAAGCTCCCGATGgaagaaacaataatattgcaCAGCAGAACGCCTACAATCAATGAAGAATGGCTACATAATAAAGTCAGCAACCCTGGCGCTTCACTAGTGATTGATTCAAGGTCTTTTTTAATTCTGTGTAACAATATAAAATGGTACTTGCATTGGAAATTTATATGATAGGATATTTGCAGAATGTagagttttcaaaagagaaaaaaatgcacAGAAGTACATATGTGatcatttatatatatatatatgttagTTGGTACATAATCCAGAATTGATACCAAGCTTGCTACccaatgaaaataaatactTTGTATTGCAcgtttttatcattttatCCTTAGCCTTTTTGTtcatattatcatcatctgtCACCAAAACTGCaaattgtttgtttttgtttttgttttcagcAATCATTCTCTcagtttgaaaattttgattcaGCTTAGCAATAGCATCGATGACAAATTCGTCTACGTGCGTTTTCCAAGTAATTTGCTCTTCAAACTctagattttcttcaacatgTGTTGCGATATTCCCCGTGAATCTCATAGGAATAATCTTCCTTTCATCGTACAACTGACGAATAGTAATCACTGACCTCGTTGCTGCTTCGACCACATTATCGTCTTTTGAACCTCTTAAATAACGAAGTTCTTGAAATGTAGTCAAACAAATAGCAAAGTCAAGAATACTATTCTTGGCCAGTTTGAAAATATGTGCAAAATGTCTCAACCATGAGGTGGCgtcaacaacaaaataaatTGTGCAGttgtcattttcatcacAATTTTTGTAAGCAGCAGCAATCCTatcgaagaaaattttctccCAATGCAGACTTAAGTCGTTGTCAGTAACATCATATATCGGTTCGTTGCTTACATCAATTGGTACACCGTTCCCAACATTAGACCATTGACTGTAGATAAACGCACTGTTGAATCCGCcgtttttatcaaaacaaTGATAGTCTGGTGCCAGTCTCGTATAACCAGTATATTCGAAAATACTCTCACCAAAAACAACGCTTAAGTTTGGTGTGGCTCGAAGGTCTAAATTaacattatcaattttttcatttatttcaATTGTCTCATATAACTCGTCTAACTCGTTGTTATCATTGTTATTACCTTCATCGTATGCATCTAGTTTAAATGTGAACTTCctcaaaaaataatccTGGGGAATATCATTTCGGCGACAAAACACAGGGGCCTGGAAATTTACTTTCAATCCTAAATCAGGAAACTTTTTGGCAATACCTTTCAAAAGTGAAATTGCCCTTACACTACGAACCCAGAATCTCTCTCcaatttcatctttttcatcaaaaactaTACCATCAAGGGGAGAATCGAAGAAAAGATGATCTTGAACTCCAGGAATTTCCATCACATCGCACTTCTTAATGGCATCAAACCACAAGCTCCCCCAACATTTCCAAATTTCTGgtaaattttcattttcgttgAAATGTTCAATCAAATCATCTAgttcaaaagaataaaagctTTCTAATTCCTTCTTCAAGAAAGGATGTAAGTTGTCCAGCATGTAACATACTAGAACGTTAGCCAAGCTCACCATGGAATTCCACGGCATTGttcttctcaaaaaatggATCCAGAATGCTATTACTTGCTTTGAATTTATGGTTTCTAGCCTTTTTAGAATAGCAACTAGAAAGTACAACCATGTCAAAAAATGTGGCAAGGCAATTACGAATGGTGcatgaagaaattttgttAAGACATGTATACTGCATTGTATTGATGTCATATTTATGTGATTCAAAGATTCCAACCAAATATTAAGATTGGTTGGGATATCATCGAAATTTGAACTTAAAGCATCGATGTTCTGGAAATAACTTTCTGggctttttttatcatgaAATGGATCTCTGTACTGAGGCGTTTCCGTCGCACTAgatctctttttttctcttttatcttttttcaatttcaaatactTAGGTAATTGAAACAATAATGCAAATGGGTTTTTAGGATTACCAAATCCAATTAGCTGTAAAAGCTGAGATTCAGCAAATGCAGGAGCGTGTCTAAAATAATAGCGCAGTGACTCTGGGTTTTGGCAAAACATGTCTTTTGTATCAAAAACATCATTTCCATTAAAGTCTTTACCGAActtatttttgaaatacaTAAGTACAACATGTTGTAAATCCATATTTTCCAAGAAGCTAGGTAGTAACATTACTTCTGTATGCTTTAAGTAGTCGATTAATTGAGAGTTTTTATGGGCAGtttcattgttgttggtaCCGCTAGAACCTCTATCTATGAATGCAGATTGATAgatattttcaatcaaTAACTGTAACGTTTGCTGAGATGGAGTGAAGGGATCCTGGCAAAATACGCTTTTGCCTAAATTTACAAACGCTTCTAGACTGTTCTGTTGAACTGTGGCAATATGATAGTAAAGTTTGCCGCAcccatatatatatttcatTGATTCAGTATACCAGTATTCAGCGCTCAACCTCCAATCTATGAATCCCGATGGGTACAGTGAAATTGCCATTCTAGATAAATCACCCAACCTCTGCCTCCATAAAATAGAATATTTCAACGGTATATCTTCAAGCATGTTTGAGACAGATATGAAAGCATATATGATAAACTGGCAACATACTTCTGGGTCCATGaagtttgaaaagtttttcagtACATCTAAGAAGGTTATTATACCATATACCCACAACCTTTTTTCCATTCCGTAAATATctaaaatttcttggccCATAATTAAATCGTTTATCGGTTGTGTTGTTAATAATGcagtgatgatgaaattgatgtaatttttgATCAGTTCTGTGTTCAGTCTGTATATTGCCCACAAACTTTTTAACTCTGTGGTTTGAGAGGTAGTTAAATAGAGACATCTTTGCTGTAACTCTGTTTCCTGCACCACTATgattttgtatatttcctgtaattttttaatgaatGTCTGATTTGGTTGCGCTGAAGGCAACTGCCTTACCACCGGCGGAGGTGAAGAAGCGACTACAGGAGCTTTCCTGATATCAGGTAGCGTTACTTGGCTCTGTGGTTGCGAGTTGTTATAAATACCATTTGAAGCGACCAATGATTCGTCAATTCTCATCTGTGGATTTGCATTCTCATCATAACTTTCCTTAGAGACAACTTCCATATTTCGAGCAACTGCCGTTCTATTCACATAATATGGAGATTTTGGAACGTCCATTGTTGAGATAGAAGCAGTTTTAGCTTGTGGGGTCGATTCCATAACTTTGCGAGAAATGCTCGGTCTTCTAGACACATCATCCACTTTGGAGGGAGTATTCTGTGCTGAGATCTGACCATTGGTAACTCCATCTATAAATCCCTTCCCTACAGGCTCTACAACTCCGGGAACCCTTCTCTTAGCGAAGGACGACTCTGGTGTGTCGTTGTGTGAGGAAGAACTATGTCgcttttgatgaagaaacgCGGTCGTTGTCGGACGCATATCAGTCACTGTTTGACTATAGTTGTTGTTCGATCTTGGATAATCGGTCTCATTACTAGGATCATCATTCACCGGCACCATTAGGTCAACCATATTAGGCGAAATCCGTAGTCTTGTTATGTATTGATCCTAAAAATAATGTCAGATGATGCCAAGTCACGGCAAAAAAACGATAGTTAAGTGAAGCGAAGAGTACAAAATGAAGGATACGCCCAAGAGAGATATCTTTTTGGAGCCCTTTAGTGATAACAATAGGTACTCCTTCACTCTGTTCTCCCTTTAAGGATTGATTTCCCCATATTGCAACCAAAATCactcaatttttcatcataatttttcaaatcattaCCCGCGCTACCACCCACCAAAAGTAATACCATTTCATGGGACATTGAAAGGGCACACTATTGGCTCTTTATA
This genomic window from Saccharomyces mikatae IFO 1815 strain IFO1815 genome assembly, chromosome: 9 contains:
- the RRD1 gene encoding peptidylprolyl isomerase RRD1 (similar to Saccharomyces cerevisiae RRD1 (YIL153W); ancestral locus Anc_5.709), which codes for MSLDHVDWPHATFSTPVKRIFDTQTTLDFQSSLAIHRIKYHLHKYTTLMSHCADPDPQAVASSIPMDNGLMQVLDKLAHLIDETPPLPGPRRYGNLACREWHHKLDERLPQWLREMLPPEYHVVVPELQYYLGNSFGSSTRLDYGTGHELSFMATVTALDLLGMFPHLRGTDVFLLFNKYYTIMRRLILTYTLEPAGSHGVWGLDDHFHLVYILGSSQWQLLDAQAPLQPREILDKSLVREYKNTNFYCQGINFINEVKMGPFEEHSPILYDIAVTVPRWSKVCKGLLKMYSVEVLKKFPVVQHFWFGTGFFPWVNIQNGTNLPVFEEKEEETIEQANAGPPGPEHTSTRFPASMSMPPPITPLSGSNINYLLSHQNHSQRNQPSSPRDRLRR
- the VPR1 gene encoding Vpr1p (similar to Saccharomyces cerevisiae YIL152W; ancestral locus Anc_5.707) — translated: MSHKRRGLVIYQDQKQQQRPSGQSISSISWSPKQRPHHPLKQQSTNNFTAILSKSTVQQDVQQDRSHLPISSLVLKQEQHQQNEEQRRRNMQQQNSGPPLRKLVQESQWTSSTSHCHSRKQEKIPQGFYSSDSKLVSQLHSSVKDLDAIIQTHKPKFDTIIHDLSRTTILSSNELLIKLPMEETIILHSRTPTINEEWLHNKVSNPGASLVIDSRSFLILCNNIKWYLHWKFI
- the ESL1 gene encoding Esl1p (similar to Saccharomyces cerevisiae YIL151C and YKR096W; ancestral locus Anc_5.706) translates to MVDLMVPVNDDPSNETDYPRSNNNYSQTVTDMRPTTTAFLHQKRHSSSSHNDTPESSFAKRRVPGVVEPVGKGFIDGVTNGQISAQNTPSKVDDVSRRPSISRKVMESTPQAKTASISTMDVPKSPYYVNRTAVARNMEVVSKESYDENANPQMRIDESLVASNGIYNNSQPQSQVTLPDIRKAPVVASSPPPVVRQLPSAQPNQTFIKKLQEIYKIIVVQETELQQRCLYLTTSQTTELKSLWAIYRLNTELIKNYINFIITALLTTQPINDLIMGQEILDIYGMEKRLWVYGIITFLDVLKNFSNFMDPEVCCQFIIYAFISVSNMLEDIPLKYSILWRQRLGDLSRMAISLYPSGFIDWRLSAEYWYTESMKYIYGCGKLYYHIATVQQNSLEAFVNLGKSVFCQDPFTPSQQTLQLLIENIYQSAFIDRGSSGTNNNETAHKNSQLIDYLKHTEVMLLPSFLENMDLQHVVLMYFKNKFGKDFNGNDVFDTKDMFCQNPESLRYYFRHAPAFAESQLLQLIGFGNPKNPFALLFQLPKYLKLKKDKREKKRSSATETPQYRDPFHDKKSPESYFQNIDALSSNFDDIPTNLNIWLESLNHINMTSIQCSIHVLTKFLHAPFVIALPHFLTWLYFLVAILKRLETINSKQVIAFWIHFLRRTMPWNSMVSLANVLVCYMLDNLHPFLKKELESFYSFELDDLIEHFNENENLPEIWKCWGSLWFDAIKKCDVMEIPGVQDHLFFDSPLDGIVFDEKDEIGERFWVRSVRAISLLKGIAKKFPDLGLKVNFQAPVFCRRNDIPQDYFLRKFTFKLDAYDEGNNNDNNELDELYETIEINEKIDNVNLDLRATPNLSVVFGESIFEYTGYTRLAPDYHCFDKNGGFNSAFIYSQWSNVGNGVPIDVSNEPIYDVTDNDLSLHWEKIFFDRIAAAYKNCDENDNCTIYFVVDATSWLRHFAHIFKLAKNSILDFAICLTTFQELRYLRGSKDDNVVEAATRSVITIRQLYDERKIIPMRFTGNIATHVEENLEFEEQITWKTHVDEFVIDAIAKLNQNFQTERMIAENKNKNKQFAVLVTDDDNMNKKAKDKMIKTCNTKYLFSLGSKLGINSGLCTN